One Rhinolophus sinicus isolate RSC01 linkage group LG06, ASM3656204v1, whole genome shotgun sequence DNA window includes the following coding sequences:
- the LOC141572190 gene encoding endogenous retrovirus group K member 113 Env polyprotein-like yields MQKALGGCQKDWCDMWTLSPLMMLLMLCQAEPDQTYWAYVPDPPILHPAVWDVLRFQSMLMRLPSDGHIKQQLEKNFTYNGIGTGLPICIANNRSTSGCLRSSPVTMHINDSLVGWTVRLNKRLKLNIETVPWRDCPGNDPVRYDIPGTGRYIINWSRSNQSGWARELISGFWTSDTQYQQNSLWRLMGVIGEVVQIVEFCKSGTPCSHVSVLKDGTRDWTTVAKTVNISACVPSPYALLIGNVNVHFIGNQFSVSCSNCSLANCISWVPLGTHVMILKQPSFVMLPVNISGPWYAERSLQVFKEIEYALSRPKRFIGLLCLLGSVPTPHPH; encoded by the coding sequence atgcagaaggccctcggtggctgccagaaagattggtgcgacatgtggaccctcagcccattgatgatgctactgatgctttgccaagcggaacctgaccagacgtattgggcctatgtacctgatccaccaatcctccaccccgctgtgtgggacgtcctgagattccagtctatgttaatgagattgccctctgatggacacataaaacaacaactagagaagaatttcacttataatggtataggaacaggtttgcctatttgtattgcaaataataggtcaacatctgggtgcttgcgtagttctcctgtcactatgcacattaatgactctttagttggatggactgttcgtcttaataaaagattgaaattaaatattgagactgtcccatggagagactgtcctggcaatgatcctgttcgttatgacattcctggaacaggcagatacatcattaactggtcaagaagtaaccagtcaggatgggcccgagaactgatttctggattttggacttctgatacacaatatcagcaaaattcattatggagacttatgggagtaataggtgaagttgttcaaatagttgagttctgtaaatcaggcactccctgcagtcatgtgagtgtcttgaaagatgggactagagattggactactgttgctaagactgttaatatatctgcttgtgttccttctccttatgcactgttgattggaaatgttaatgtacactttataggaaatcaatttagtgtatcctgtagtaattgttctttagcaaattgtatttcttgggtaccattaggaactcatgttatgatacttaaacaaccatcttttgttatgcttcctgttaatatttctggaccttggtatgctgaaagaagtttgcaggtttttaaagaaattgagtatgctttgagtaggcCAAAGCGGTTTATTGGGCttctgtgtctgcttggttctgtgcctactccccatcctcattag